Proteins co-encoded in one Brassica rapa cultivar Chiifu-401-42 chromosome A02, CAAS_Brap_v3.01, whole genome shotgun sequence genomic window:
- the LOC103852706 gene encoding 3-ketoacyl-CoA synthase 7, with the protein MDSSSPFINVSQTFMSFPHVASAFVVIAVFSYYFFRPKCIYLIDFSCYQPPDFLRATVSNFIEHLTISGVFDQESLDLQQKILERSGIGDGASVPVTVHEIPPNSSLSAAREETHDILFTVVEDLFLKHKIDPKSIDILVSNCSLFCPSPSITSIIINRFGMRSDIKSFSLSGMGCSAGLLSINLVKDLMKIHGDSLALVLSMEAVSPNGYRGKCKSMLIANTIFRMGGAAILLSNREQDKPNAKYKLQHLIRTHVGSDNESYESVMQQIDEEGNVGVALSKQLVKVASKALKINVVELGPQVLPYSEQLKYIVSFIKRKWGMQKEVYTPNFKKAFEHFCIHAGGRAIIDGVEKHLKLDKEDVEASRSTLHRYGNTSSSSLWYELQYLEAKGRMKKGDRVWQIGFGSGFKANTAVWKCISEIDSKDRNAWSDRIHLYPVSGDGSSALET; encoded by the coding sequence ATGGACTCGTCTTCTCCTTTCATCAACGTCTCCCAAACCTTTATGAGCTTCCCACACGTAGCATCAGCCTTTGTCGTCATAGCCGTCTTTAGTTACTATTTCTTCAGACCAAAATGTATATACCTCATTGACTTCTCATGTTACCAGCCTCCAGACTTCTTGCGAGCTACAGTCTCCAATTTCATCGAGCATCTTACCATATCTGGGGTGTTTGATCAAGAAAGCCTTGATCTCCAGCAAAAGATTCTAGAGCGGTCAGGAATTGGAGATGGCGCGAGTGTTCCCGTGACGGTTCATGAGATTCCACCGAACTCTTCTCTCTCAGCAGCTAGAGAAGAAACTCATGACATCCTCTTCACTGTTGTTGAAGACCTTTTTTTGAAGCACAAGATAGATCCCAAGAGTATTGACATCCTTGTCTCTAACTGTAGTCTCTTTTGTCCTTCTCCGTCTATAACTTCGATTATTATAAACCGGTTCGGCATGAGGAGTGACATCAAGAGCTTCAGCTTGAGTGGAATGGGGTGCAGCGCGGGGCTTCTTTCGATAAACCTAGTAAAGGATCTTATGAAGATTCATGGTGACTCTTTGGCGTTGGTGTTGAGCATGGAAGCTGTTAGTCCAAATGGTTATAGAGGCAAGTGCAAGTCAATGCTCATTGCTAACACCATCTTCAGAATGGGTGGGGCAGCGATTCTTCTCTCCAATAGGGAGCAAGACAAGCCTAATGCGAAGTATAAACTCCAGCATCTTATTAGAACTCATGTCGGATCAGACAATGAATCATATGAGAGTGTAATGCAGCAGATTGATGAAGAAGGAAATGTGGGAGTAGCTTTGTCTAAGCAGCTTGTGAAGGTAGCATCAAAGGCCTTGAAGATCAACGTGGTGGAGTTAGGTCCTCAAGTGTTACCTTACTCAGAGCAGCTCAAATACATAGTCTCATTCATCAAAAGAAAATGGGGTATGCAGAAGGAGGTATACACACCTAACTTCAAGAAAGCTTTTGAGCATTTCTGTATACATGCTGGAGGAAGAGCTATAATTGACGGTGTGGAGAAGCATCTAAAGCTGGATAAAGAAGATGTAGAAGCGTCAAGGTCAACATTGCATAGGTATGGGAACACATCTTCGTCTTCGCTGTGGTATGAGTTGCAATACCTGGAGGCGAAAGGTAGAATGAAAAAGGGAGATAGAGTATGGCAGATTGGGTTTGGAAGTGGCTTTAAGGCTAACACTGCTGTCTGGAAATGCATCTCCGAGATTGATTCAAAAGACCGGAATGCATGGTCTGATCGAATACACTTGTATCCAGTCTCTGGAGATGGTTCAAGTGCCTTGGAAACGTAG
- the LOC103852707 gene encoding probable 3-hydroxyisobutyrate dehydrogenase-like 2, mitochondrial → METPHPKLITPSTTRIGWIGIGIMGSAMVSHILAAGYSVTVYARDLKKSTDLQSKGARTATTPRELAEMSDVVFTIVGNANDVRSLLLGPDGVLSGLKPGGVTVDMTSSKPALAREVHAEARRRDCWAVDAPVSGGDAGAREGTLAIFAGGDSEIVELLCPVMKNMGTVKYMGGAGSGQICKIGNQICAGSNLVGLAEGMVFAEKAGLDAKRWLDAVKDGAAGSAVMRLFGEMMAERDYRATGFAEYIVKDLGMAVDEEEGGDVAAMPGTALSKQLFSGMVANGDGKLGIQGVVSVIRRLNGMS, encoded by the coding sequence ATGGAAACTCCACACCCGAAGCTCATCACTCCCTCGACGACTCGAATCGGATGGATCGGCATCGGAATCATGGGATCAGCCATGGTCTCTCACATCCTCGCCGCAGGCTACTCCGTCACCGTCTACGCTCGCGACCTCAAGAAGTCAACTGATCTCCAATCCAAAGGAGCTCGCACCGCCACCACCCCGAGAGAGCTAGCCGAGATGAGCGACGTCGTTTTCACCATAGTCGGAAACGCCAACGACGTCCGATCGCTCCTCCTCGGTCCCGACGGCGTACTCTCCGGCCTCAAACCGGGAGGAGTAACCGTCGACATGACTAGCAGCAAGCCAGCGCTTGCGCGTGAAGTTCACGCGGAAGCGAGGCGGAGAGACTGCTGGGCGGTTGACGCGCCGGTGTCTGGTGGCGACGCGGGAGCTCGGGAGGGGACGTTAGCGATATTCGCGGGGGGAGATTCGGAGATTGTTGAGTTGTTGTGTCCTGTGATGAAGAATATGGGGACGGTTAAGTATATGGGAGGAGCGGGGAGTGGGCAGATCTGTAAGATCGGGAACCAGATCTGCGCTGGGAGCAACTTGGTGGGGCTCGCGGAAGGGATGGTGTTCGCGGAGAAGGCTGGTTTGGATGCGAAGAGATGGCTTGACGCGGTGAAGGACGGTGCGGCGGGGTCGGCGGTTATGAGGCTATTCGGGGAGATGATGGCCGAGAGGGATTATAGGGCGACGGGGTTTGCGGAGTATATTGTGAAAGATTTGGGGATGGCGGTGGATGAGGAGGAGGGAGGTGACGTGGCGGCGATGCCTGGGACTGCTTTGAGTAAGCAGTTGTTCTCTGGGATGGTGGCGAATGGAGATGGTAAGTTGGGGATTCAAGGTGTTGTTTCTGTTATCAGGAGACTTAACGGCATGTCCTGA
- the LOC103853366 gene encoding zinc finger MYM-type protein 1: MRGPCQLCGHEFPKTLFQSKLRRFNPAWFDLYGDWLEYSVKKDKAFCLFCYLFRDYTENKCGSDAFVIKGFDDWNKTERLRDHVGAVNSFHNSALKRADYLMKPEQSIVHAFYKQNDAVKNEYKIRLNASIDACRYLLRQGLPFRGHDESVNSVNKGNFLELMKYTAEQNELVSEVVLENAPKNNQMVSHKIQTDIVHCFAEEVIESIIKEVGHDVFCLLVDESADVSDKEQMAMVFRFVDTHGIVKERFVGLAHVKETSSLSLKSAVDSFFAKHGLSMKKLRGQGYDGTSNMKGEFNGLRALILRECSSAYYVHCFAHQLQLVVVAVAQKHFEVGDFFDKIAVLLNVVGASCKRKDKVREDHRNKIKEKTKKGEIKTGKGLNQEVSFQRPGKTRWGSHYETLLRLVDLFASIIKVLEYVEVDGSDGIKRRQANGLLKYFHTFDFVFYLQLMLLLLGITNSLSKALQRKDQDILNAMSLVKSTKQQLYKIRDDGWESLINKVSSFCENYKIEFLVMDDEFDSRNSRKRSNITNLHHYKVECFYTILDMQIQEFNDRFDEVNTELLGCIASLSPTNSFQEFDQLKVMRLSEFYPEDFGPIERITLEHQLGLYIDNIREDERFSNLKDLGDLACMMVKTKKHLSHPQVYRLLKLVLILPVATATVERCFSAMKIVKTSLRNRISDQFLNDCVVCFVKKELFEKVTNEVVVKRFQNMESRRINL; the protein is encoded by the coding sequence ATGAGAGGTCCTTGTCAACTTTGTGGTCATGAATTTCCTAAAACATTGTTTCAAAGTAAACTGAGACGATTCAATCCCGCTTGGTTTGATCTCTATGGCGATTGGTTAGAATATAGTGTGAAAAAGGATAAAGCGTTTTGTTTATTCTGCTACTTATTCAGAGATTACACTGAAAACAAATGTGGAAGTGATGCATTTGTGATCAAGGGATTCGATGACTGGAACAAGACTGAGAGATTGCGTGATCATGTAGGAGCAGTGAATAGTTTTCACAATAGTGCGTTGAAAAGGGCCGATTATCTGATGAAACCAGAACAATCAATTGTTCATGCTTTTTATAAGCAGAATGACGCGGTTAAAAATGAATACAAGATCAGATTGAATGCTTCAATTGATGCTTGTAGGTATTTGTTAAGACAAGGACTCCCGTTTCGAGGTCATGATGAATCGGTGAATTCAGTTAACAAGGGAAACTTTTTGGAGCTTATGAAATATACTGCAGAGCAAAATGAGCTTGTAAGTGAAGTGGTGTTAGAGAATGCCCCCAAAAACAACCAGATGGTGTCCCACAAAATTCAGACAGATATAGTTCATTGCTTTGCGGAAGAAGTTATTGAATCTATTATCAAAGAAGTTGGTCATGATGTATTTTGTTTGTTGGTGGATGAATCTGCAGATGTGTCTGATAAAGAGCAAATGGCAATGGTTTTTCGCTTTGTTGATACACATGGGATAGTTAAAGAAAGGTTTGTTGGTCTGGCTCATGTGAAAGAAACATCTTCTTTATCCTTGAAGAGTGCTGTTGATTCATTTTTTGCGAAacatggattgagtatgaagaagTTAAGAGGACAAGGTTACGATGGAACGAGTAATATGAAGGGCGAATTCAATGGGCTGAGAGCTCTAATTCTGAGAGAATGTAGTTCTGCATATTATGTTCATTGTTTTGCTCATCAACTCCAGTTAGTTGTCGTTGCAGTTGCTCAGAAGCATTTTGAAGTTGGAGACTTCTTTGATAAGATTGCTGTCTTGTTAAATGTGGTTGGTGCTTCTTGTAAGAGGAAAGATAAGGTTCGAGAAGACCACCGGAACAAAATTAAGGAAAAAACTAAGAAAGGGGAAATCAAGACTGGAAAAGGACTGAACCAAGAGGTTTCGTTTCAAAGACCCGGTAAAACTCGTTGGGGTTCTCATTACGAGACATTGCTGCGGCTGGTTGATTTGTTCGCTTCTATTATTAAAGTTCTTGAGTATGTTGAAGTCGATGGAAGTGATGGTATCAAAAGACGCCAAGCTAATGGTCTTCTCAAGTATTTCCACACCTTTGATTTTGTGTTTTACTTACAGTTGATGTTGCTTCTTCTTGGGATCACAAATAGCTTGTCAAAGGCTCTTCAAAGGAAAGATCAAGACATTTTGAATGCTATGTCACTTGTGAAATCTACCAAGCAACAATTATACAAGATCAGAGATGATGGATGGGAATCTCTGATCAATAAAGTTTCTTCCTTTTGTGAGAACTACAAGATTGAGTTCCTGGTTATGGATGATGAATTTGATTCAAGGAATTCAAGAAAAAGAAGCAATATAACCAACTTGCATCATTACAAGGTGGAGTGTTTTTACACTATATTGGATATGCAGATTCAAGAGTTTAATGACCGTTTTGATGAGGTAAACACAGAATTACTTGGCTGCATTGCTTCCTTGAGCCCCACTAATTCATTTCAGGAGTTTGATCAGTTAAAAGTTATGAGATTGTCTGAGTTTTATCCTGAAGATTTTGGTCCTATCGAGCGGATTACTCTTGAGCATCAACTAGGTCTCTATATTGACAACATTCGGGAAGATGAAAGATTTTCTAACTTGAAGGATCTTGGGGATCTTGCATGCATGATGGTGAAGACAAAGAAACATCTTTCACATCCTCAGGTTTATCGGCTTTTAAAGCTAGTTTTGATTTTACCTGTTGCCACCGCTACAGTTGAAAGATGTTTTTCAGCGATGAAGATTGTGAAGACTAGCTTGCGAAACCGGATAAGTGATCAGTTTTTAAATGATTGCGTTGTTTGCTTTGTTAAAAAAGAATTGTTTGAGAAAGTAACAAATGAAGTAGTAGTGAAAAGATTCCAGAATATGGAGTCTCGTAGAATAAATTTGTAA
- the LOC103852708 gene encoding transcription factor bHLH160 → MDNHQTFASSLLDVDDLLHIPAETIGASGEKDDTCPIQSESKGKEVVVVLHDQDAHGPSSVAKKQERSANERLRRLRLHASYLTLGTLLPDHSSSSKKKWCAPSIMDRVVTYIPKLHNEVEELTLRKQKLVEAIESRRSRVLVPQDPHNRTISVLELEGSGGEVVVQISMKRVKEDEFSNLIHVMEMQGFSILSASTSLVCRDQRVVCYNFHGKIDEKPSEGEDYITVLKNNIISTLS, encoded by the exons ATGGACAATCATCAGACTTTTGCATCCAGTTTACTAGACGTAGACGATCTCTTGCATATCCCTGCAGAAACTATCGGTGCGTCCGGAGAGAAGGACGATACGTGCCCAATTCAATCAGAAAGTAAAGGGAAGGAAGTAGTAGTAGTATTACATGATCAAGATGCTCATGGCCCAAGTAGTGTAGCAAAGAAACAAGAACGTAGCGCCAATGAGCGTCTAAGGAGGCTGAGACTTCATGCCTCTTACCTCACTCTCGGCACTCTTCTTCCTGATCATTCTTCTTCCTCCAAG AAGAAATGGTGTGCGCCGTCTATAATGGATAGAGTGGTCACTTACATTCCCAAGCTACATAATGAAGTTGAAGAGCTAACTCTCAGAAAGCAGAAGCTTGTTGAAGCAATCGAGAGCAGGAGGTCCCGGGTATTAGTGCCACAAGATCCTCATAATCGAACAATCTCGGTTCTTGAATTGGAGGGATCAGGTGGTGAGGTCGTTGTGCAGATAAGCATGAAAAGGGTTAAAGAAGATGAGTTCTCTAACTTGATTCACGTAATGGAGATGCAAGGTTTTAGTATTTTAAGTGCTTCCACGTCTCTAGTGTGCCGAGATCAAAGGGTGGTTTGCTACAATTTCCATGGTAAA ATTGATGAAAAGCCATCTGAAGGTGAAGACTACATCACAGTGTTGAAGAACAACATCATTTCTACGCTCTCTTGA